One stretch of Nicotiana tabacum cultivar K326 chromosome 18, ASM71507v2, whole genome shotgun sequence DNA includes these proteins:
- the LOC107770083 gene encoding uncharacterized protein LOC107770083 — MRRFNPKWFDDEYHDWLEYSVSKDAAYCLYCYLFKDNNIHQGGGDVFSSIGFKNWHKKNSFDKHRSSGIHNESKKKCQDLRQQRFIQSSFERQSSQLKHEYWIRLTASVNVVRLLITQGLAFRGHDESKSSLSRGNFLQTLSWYAKVCDNIHDYVLEHAPQNDQMTSPMIQKDIVITCKIETTKTIIKELNGDYFALLVDESFDTSRKEQMAIVLRYVDRMRFVMERLIDVVHVQNTSASSLKSAIVNLLAQHSLSLSYVRGQCYDGASNMQVEINGLKMLIKQESRSAHSFHCFAHQLQLTLVAVSKKCLQVGELVVLVSNI; from the coding sequence ATGCGTCGATTTAATCCTAAATGGTTTGATGATGAATATCATGATTGGTTGGAGTACAGTGTAAGTAAAGATGCAGCCTATTGTTTGTATTGTTATCTGTTTAAAGATAATAATATTCATCAAGGTGGAGGTGATGTATTTTCAAGTATAGGGTTTAAGAATTGGCATAAAAAGAATAGTTTTGATAAACATAGGTCGAGTGGCATTCACAATGAGTCAAAAAAGAAATgccaagatttgcggcaacaacGATTTATTCAATCTTCATTTGAGAGGCAATCTAGTCAACTTAAGCATGAGTATTGGATCCGCTTAACTGCTTCAGTTAATGTAGTAAGACTTCTTATAACTCAAGGATTAGCATTTCGAGGTCATGATGAATCTAAGTCTTCACTTAGTAGGGGTAATTTTCTTCAAACACTCTCATGGTATGCAAAAGTGTGTGATAACATTCATGATTATGTACTGGAACATGCTCCTCAAAATGATCAAATGACTTCTCCAATGATTCAGAAAGACATTGTTATTACATGTAAGATAGAAACAACTAAAACTATAATTAAGGAACTAAATGGTGATTACTTTGCCTTGCTAGTTGATGAATCTTTTGATACGTCCCGCAAGGAGCAAATGGCTATTGTCTTACGGTATGTTGATAGAATGAGATTTGTGATGGAGCGACTTATTGATGTTGTTCATGTCCAAAATACTAGTGCTTCATCTTTGAAGAGTGCAATTGTTAATTTACTTGCTCAACACTCCTTAAGTCTATCATATGTGCGTGGACAATGTTATGATGGGGCAAGCAATATGCAAGTTGAAATTAATGGTCTTAAAATGTTGATTAAGCAAGAAAGTAGATCGGCTCATTCCTTTCATTGTTTTGCTCATCAACTCCAACTTACCCTTGTTGCGGTTTCTAAGAAATGTCTTCAAGTGGGGGAACTTGTAGTGTTGGTTTCAAATATTTGA
- the LOC107770084 gene encoding uncharacterized protein LOC107770084 translates to MFGSILDVLESLVLDTRSTDERAKAMGYLRACQTFEVAFMLHLMRDILAITNELNKCLQKKEQDTANAMLLVEVAKKRLQKLRKEEWESLIAKISAFYIKYDILIPRFNEPYVSSLRSRRKPADCTVLNHYRVDVFCKIIDWQIQELNECFDEETTYLLHGISCLNPINSFSSFDIRKIMRMAELYPDDFDEFSMGTLENQLASYIIDVRDVDERFSDLRGLCDLSKRLVQTKKHSNYPLVFRLVKLALLLPVATASVERAFSAMKFIKNDLRSRMNDEFFSGCLVPYVEKNVFDSISNDTIIKTFQDMKPRRVQL, encoded by the coding sequence ATGTTTGGCTCTATTCTTGATGTTCTTGAATCACTTGTTCTTGATACACGTTCTACAGATGAAAGAGCCAAGGCAATGGGATATCTCAGGGCTTGTCAAACATTTGAGGTTGCATTCATGTTACATTTGATGAGGGATATTTTAGCAATCACAAATGAGCTCAACAAATGCTTACAAAAAAAAGAGCAAGACACTGCAAACGCCATGCTACTTGTTGAAGTAGCAAAGAAAAGGTTGCAAAAGTTAAGGAAAGAGGAATGGGAATCTCTTATTGCTAAGATATCTGCATTTTATATCAAATATGATATTTTGATACCTCGCTTTAATGAGCCATATGTTAGTTCTTTAAGATCACGTCGTAAACCTGCTGATTGTACAGTCTTAAATCATTATCGGGTTGATGTATTTTGCAAAATTATTGATTGGCAAATTCAAGAACTTAATGAATGTTTTGACGAAGAGACAACTTATTTGCTTCATGGAATTTCTTGTTTGAATCCAATTAACTCATtttcaagttttgacatcagGAAAATAATGAGAATGGCTGAGTTATATCCTGATGactttgatgaatttagtatgggtaCTCTTGAGAATCAACTTGCAAGTTATATTATTGATGTTCGTGATGTTGATGAAAGATTCTCCGATCTACGTGGGCTTTGTGATCTTTCAAAAAGATTAGTTCAGACAAAGAAGCATTCAAATTATCCTCTTGTATTTCGCTTAGTGAAACTTGCTTTGCTTCTGCCCGTTGCCACTGCATCTGTTGAAAGAGCATTTTCGGCGATGAAGTTTATCAAGAATGACTTACGAAGTCGAATGAATGATGAGTTCTTTAGTGGTTGTTTGGTGCCTTATGTAGAAAAAAATGTGTTTGATAGTATTTCTAATGATACTATTATTAAAACATTTCAAGATATGAAACCTCGTCGAGTGCAGTTGTAA